The DNA region TCGCAGAAGCCCGTCGACGAGGCCGAACTCGAAGCCGCCGAGGGGTCGGGCGCGGCTGCCGACGACGACGGCACCGGCTCCGCCGGGTACTTCCCGTACAAGCCCTACTGCGGCGACTGCGGCAAGGACCTCACCACCGTCACGGCCTACGACGACGACACCACCGAGCTGACGTACACCTGCACCGCGTGCGACTTCTCGGAGACCGTGCGGCTCAGCGAGTTCAACCGCGGCAAGCTGGTCTGGAAGGTCGACTGGCCGATGCGCTGGGCCTACGAGGGCGTCATCTTCGAGCCCTCCGGCGTCGACCACTCCTCGCCCGGGTCCAGCTTCCAGGTCGGCGGACGGATCGTCGGGAGCATCTTCGACGGCAAGCAGCCCATCGGCCCGATGTACGCCTTCGTGGGCATCTCCGGCATGGCGAAGATGTCCTCCTCCAAGGGAGGCGTGCCCACACCCGGTGACGCGCTGAAGATCATGGAGCCGCAGATCCTCCGCTGGCTCTACGCCCGCCGCCGCCCCAACCAGTCCTTCAAGATCGCCTTCGACCAGGAGATCCAGCGGCTCTACGACGAGTGGGACAAGCTGGAGGGCAAGGTCGCCGACGGGTCTGCCCTGCCGGCAGACGTCGCCGCGCACTCGCGCGCCGTCGGCACCGCCGCGGGCGAGCTCCCGAAGACGCCCCGCCCGATGCCCTACCGCACGCTCGCCTCCGTCGCCGACATCACCGCCGGCGCCGAGGACCAGACCCTGCGCATCCTCAGCGAACTCGACCCCGCCGACCCGCTCTCGTCCCTCGACGAGGTCCGGCCGCGCCTCGACAGGGCCGAGGCCTGGATCAACACCCAGGTCCCCGCCGACCAGCGCACGGTCGTCCGCAAGGAGGCCGACACCGAGCTCATCAAGTCCCTCGACGACCAGGGGCGCGCATCGCTGCGGCTCCTCCTCGACGGCCTCGACTCGCACTGGTCGCTCGACGGACTCACACACCTCGTGTACGGAGTGCCGAAGGTCCAGGCCGGCTTCTCCGCCGACGCCACGCCCAAGGAACTCCCGGCGGAGATCAAGGTCGCCCAGCGCACCTTCTTCGCCCTGCTCTACCACCTGCTCGTCGGCCGCGACACCGGCCCCCGCCTGCCCACCCTGCTCCTCGCGGTGGGCCAGGAGCGGGTGAGGAAGCTGCTCGGCGAGTAGCCGTAGGAAGTCGTACGACGAAGGGGGCGCCCGGAGAATCTCCGGGCGCCCCCATCCACGTACACACGCATGTCCCTATGCGATGTGATCCTCTTCCAGTTCCATGGTGTGGCGGTTGGTGAAGCGCGTGACCAGGCGCTTCGCCTCCGGCTCGGGGAGGGTCACACGGAACTCCGCCTCGACGTTGTCACCGAACTCGCGCGGGGTCGGGTAACTGCCGTTTATCGACTGCTTGAAGACCTGGTAGAACGACTCCTCGTCCGGCTCCGGGGCCGGGGTGCCGCCGCCCTCGCCGAGCTGGCGGGTGCGGTTCGGGCCCGACGGGATGGGGAAGGTGCCGGTGTCCTCGGGAGAGGGCTCCCGCTC from Streptomyces sp. NBC_00258 includes:
- the lysS gene encoding lysine--tRNA ligase, translated to MPIVAQSTETTDWVSRYADEVIEESERRAPGKPVVVASGLSPSGPIHLGNLREVMTPHLVADEIRRRGHEVRHLISWDDYDRYRKVPNGVAGVDESWAEHIGRPLTAVPAPKGSPYPSWAEHFKAAMVEALGELGVEFDGISQTEQYTSGTYREQVLHAMKHRGDIDAILDQYRTKKAPAKKQSQKPVDEAELEAAEGSGAAADDDGTGSAGYFPYKPYCGDCGKDLTTVTAYDDDTTELTYTCTACDFSETVRLSEFNRGKLVWKVDWPMRWAYEGVIFEPSGVDHSSPGSSFQVGGRIVGSIFDGKQPIGPMYAFVGISGMAKMSSSKGGVPTPGDALKIMEPQILRWLYARRRPNQSFKIAFDQEIQRLYDEWDKLEGKVADGSALPADVAAHSRAVGTAAGELPKTPRPMPYRTLASVADITAGAEDQTLRILSELDPADPLSSLDEVRPRLDRAEAWINTQVPADQRTVVRKEADTELIKSLDDQGRASLRLLLDGLDSHWSLDGLTHLVYGVPKVQAGFSADATPKELPAEIKVAQRTFFALLYHLLVGRDTGPRLPTLLLAVGQERVRKLLGE